A window from Pseudomonas kribbensis encodes these proteins:
- a CDS encoding oxidative damage protection protein: MTRTVMCRKYKEQLEGLERPPYPGAKGQDIFEHVSAKAWADWQKHQTLLINEKRLNMMNAEDRKYLQGEMDKYFSGEEYAQAEGYVPPAE, from the coding sequence ATGACCCGCACCGTAATGTGCCGCAAGTACAAAGAACAACTCGAAGGTCTGGAGCGCCCACCGTACCCGGGCGCCAAGGGCCAGGACATCTTCGAACACGTCTCGGCCAAGGCCTGGGCCGACTGGCAGAAACACCAGACCCTGCTGATCAACGAAAAACGCCTGAACATGATGAACGCCGAAGACCGCAAATATCTGCAGGGCGAAATGGACAAGTACTTCTCCGGCGAGGAATACGCCCAGGCCGAAGGCTACGTTCCGCCAGCGGAATAA
- a CDS encoding AsmA family protein, giving the protein MKAFGKILGLVLLGLLLIIVAAGFALTHFFDPNDYKNEIRQIARDKAHIELTLNGDIGWSLFPWLGLELHEASVATLIKPDEPYADLQMLGLSVRVLPLLRREVQMSDVRVEGLNLRLNRDKNGHGNWEDIGKLPTAAPAPGSTPPAAAGEPVAETPAQPEKPPQPIRLDIDSLTVNNARVEYNDEQTGKQFSAESIQLSTGAVHDSTNIPLKATAFLSTNQPVLRVRTELNGELRIERALQRYKFEDLKLSGELTGDPLQGKAMTFSAQGQMLLDKAANVAEWTGIKISANQLRALGELKANDLDKTPQITGAISIAQFDLAKFVDSIGQTLPAMAEGSLSKVELVSRVAATPTSLALDNINLKLDDSSFSGRIAVEDFAKQSLRAILKADTFNVDRYLPPKSEKAASATQARQTEVASTEADAMAGAGSTPLPDKPSKSAWSTERLFPVERLSKLDVNADLTFGQLTLDKLPIQNAALKATGQGGLLTLENLRGELYNGDFEAKGTLDVRPNAPLLNLQTRINRVPVEKILESQGKNPPVKGLVNLTSTVTGSGNSQQALIDTLNGNASFVINNGVLLNANLEQQLCKGIATLNRKSLSGEPRGKDTPFQELKGNLTFRNGVASNPDLKVRIPGMTVNGDGDIDLKVLGMDYRVGIIVEGDTSAMPDPACQVGEKFVGIEWPLRCRGPLELGAKACRVDNERLGQVATKMAGDKLSEKIDEKLGDKVSPELKNALKGLFKR; this is encoded by the coding sequence ATGAAAGCGTTCGGCAAAATCCTGGGTCTGGTACTTCTCGGGCTGTTGCTGATCATTGTGGCGGCGGGCTTCGCCCTGACCCACTTCTTCGATCCCAACGACTACAAAAACGAGATCCGCCAGATAGCCCGCGACAAGGCCCACATCGAGCTGACGCTCAATGGCGATATCGGCTGGAGCCTGTTCCCGTGGCTCGGCCTGGAATTGCACGAGGCCAGCGTCGCCACCCTGATCAAGCCTGACGAGCCGTATGCCGATCTGCAGATGCTCGGTCTGTCGGTGCGCGTGCTGCCGCTGCTGCGCCGCGAAGTGCAGATGAGCGACGTGCGCGTCGAAGGCCTGAACCTGCGCCTGAACCGTGACAAGAATGGCCACGGCAACTGGGAAGACATCGGCAAGCTGCCGACTGCCGCCCCTGCGCCGGGCAGCACCCCGCCAGCTGCCGCCGGCGAACCGGTCGCCGAAACACCTGCCCAGCCGGAAAAGCCGCCGCAGCCGATCCGCCTCGACATCGACAGCCTGACCGTCAACAACGCCCGGGTTGAATACAACGACGAACAGACCGGCAAGCAGTTCAGCGCCGAAAGCATCCAGCTGAGCACCGGTGCGGTGCACGATTCGACCAACATTCCGCTGAAAGCCACCGCGTTCCTCAGCACCAATCAGCCCGTGCTGCGAGTTCGCACCGAGCTGAACGGCGAGCTGCGCATCGAGCGCGCCCTGCAACGCTACAAGTTCGAAGACCTGAAGCTGTCCGGCGAACTGACCGGCGATCCGCTGCAAGGCAAAGCCATGACGTTCTCCGCCCAAGGGCAGATGCTGCTGGACAAGGCTGCAAATGTCGCCGAATGGACCGGGATCAAGATCTCCGCCAACCAGTTGCGCGCACTGGGTGAACTGAAGGCCAACGATCTGGACAAGACCCCGCAAATCACCGGCGCGATCTCCATCGCCCAGTTCGATCTGGCGAAGTTCGTCGACAGCATCGGCCAGACCCTCCCGGCCATGGCCGAAGGCAGCCTGAGCAAAGTCGAGCTGGTCAGCCGTGTCGCTGCCACACCGACCAGCCTGGCGCTGGACAACATCAACCTGAAACTCGACGACAGCAGCTTCAGCGGCCGCATCGCCGTCGAAGACTTCGCCAAGCAATCGCTGCGGGCGATCCTCAAGGCCGACACCTTCAACGTCGACCGCTACCTGCCGCCGAAATCGGAAAAAGCCGCCAGCGCCACCCAGGCACGCCAGACTGAAGTCGCCAGCACCGAAGCCGACGCCATGGCCGGCGCCGGCAGCACCCCGCTGCCGGACAAACCGAGCAAAAGCGCCTGGAGCACCGAGCGCCTGTTTCCGGTGGAGCGCCTGAGCAAACTGGACGTGAACGCCGATCTGACCTTCGGCCAGTTGACCCTCGACAAATTGCCGATCCAGAACGCCGCGCTGAAAGCCACCGGCCAGGGCGGCCTGCTGACCCTGGAAAACCTGCGCGGCGAGTTGTACAACGGCGACTTCGAAGCCAAGGGCACGCTGGACGTGCGCCCGAATGCACCGCTGTTGAACCTGCAAACCCGGATCAACCGCGTGCCGGTGGAAAAAATCCTCGAAAGCCAGGGCAAGAATCCGCCGGTCAAAGGCCTGGTGAACCTCACCAGCACCGTCACCGGTAGCGGCAACAGCCAGCAGGCGCTGATCGACACCCTCAACGGCAACGCCAGTTTCGTGATCAACAACGGCGTGTTGCTCAACGCCAACCTTGAACAGCAACTGTGCAAGGGCATCGCCACCCTCAACCGCAAATCCCTGAGCGGCGAGCCACGGGGCAAGGACACGCCGTTCCAGGAACTCAAGGGCAACCTGACGTTCCGCAACGGCGTCGCCAGCAACCCGGACCTGAAGGTGCGAATCCCGGGCATGACCGTCAACGGTGACGGCGACATCGACCTGAAAGTGCTGGGCATGGACTATCGCGTCGGCATCATCGTGGAAGGCGACACCAGCGCCATGCCGGACCCGGCCTGCCAGGTCGGCGAAAAATTCGTCGGCATCGAATGGCCGCTACGCTGCCGTGGCCCGCTGGAACTGGGGGCCAAGGCTTGCCGCGTGGATAACGAACGCCTCGGCCAGGTCGCGACCAAAATGGCCGGCGACAAGCTCAGCGAAAAAATCGACGAGAAACTGGGCGACAAAGTCAGCCCGGAACTGAAAAACGCATTGAAGGGGCTGTTCAAGCGATGA
- the mutY gene encoding A/G-specific adenine glycosylase, producing the protein MRAEQFSTAVLEWFDRHGRHDLPWQQNINPYRVWVSEIMLQQTQVSTVLNYFDRFMTALPTVEALAEAPEDEVLHLWTGLGYYTRARNLQKTAKIVVSQYGGEFPRDVEKLTDLPGIGLSTAGAIASISMGLRAPILDGNVKRVLARFTAQEGYPGEPKVAKQLWANAERFTPQDRVNAYTQAMMDLGATLCTRSKPSCLLCPLEKGCEAHMLGLETRYPIPKPRKAIPQKRTLMPLLANEDGAILLYRRPSSGLWGGLWSLPELDDLDDLPHLAAQHSLELGEQQALPSLVHTFSHFQLSIEPWLVQVQEAGGHVAEADWLWYNLATPPRLGLAAPVKTLLERAAAVLNAGEST; encoded by the coding sequence ATGAGAGCGGAGCAGTTTTCCACGGCGGTGCTGGAATGGTTCGACCGCCACGGCCGCCATGATTTGCCCTGGCAACAGAACATCAACCCGTATCGGGTGTGGGTGTCCGAGATCATGTTGCAGCAGACTCAGGTCAGCACCGTGCTCAATTACTTCGACCGGTTCATGACTGCGCTGCCGACGGTCGAGGCTTTGGCCGAAGCACCGGAGGACGAAGTGCTGCACCTGTGGACCGGGCTGGGTTACTACACCCGTGCGCGCAATCTGCAGAAGACCGCGAAGATCGTCGTCAGCCAGTACGGCGGCGAGTTTCCGCGCGATGTCGAGAAGCTCACGGACTTGCCGGGCATTGGCCTGTCCACCGCCGGCGCGATTGCCAGCATCAGCATGGGCCTGCGGGCGCCGATCCTCGACGGCAACGTCAAACGGGTGCTGGCGCGCTTTACCGCGCAGGAGGGCTACCCCGGCGAGCCTAAGGTCGCCAAGCAACTGTGGGCCAACGCAGAGCGCTTCACGCCGCAGGATCGGGTCAACGCCTACACCCAGGCGATGATGGATTTGGGCGCCACGCTGTGCACCCGCAGCAAACCGAGCTGCCTGCTGTGCCCGCTGGAAAAGGGTTGCGAAGCGCACATGCTCGGCCTGGAGACCCGTTACCCGATTCCCAAGCCTCGTAAAGCCATTCCGCAGAAACGCACGCTGATGCCGCTGCTGGCCAACGAGGACGGCGCGATTCTGCTTTACCGCCGCCCGTCCAGCGGATTGTGGGGCGGTTTATGGAGCCTGCCGGAACTCGACGACCTCGACGACCTGCCACACCTCGCCGCGCAGCACTCGCTGGAACTGGGCGAGCAGCAGGCGCTGCCAAGCCTCGTCCATACCTTCAGCCATTTTCAGTTGTCCATCGAACCCTGGCTGGTCCAGGTACAGGAAGCCGGCGGTCACGTGGCCGAGGCCGACTGGCTCTGGTATAACCTCGCCACCCCGCCGCGCCTGGGCCTCGCCGCCCCGGTCAAGACCTTGCTCGAACGCGCGGCCGCCGTCTTGAATGCAGGAGAGTCGACATGA